A stretch of Candidatus Eisenbacteria bacterium DNA encodes these proteins:
- a CDS encoding Rne/Rng family ribonuclease, whose protein sequence is MARNKSIFTEIIVNASPGETRVAILENHSLVEFLAERADAARQVGDIFKGRVNAVLPGMQAAFIDIGLEKTAFLHVSDMVMPDAEIMEGIDEESERAGPAARKVPRGVSIEGLLKKGQEIMVQVTKEPIGTKGPRVTTQLSIAGRFLVLMPGIPQVGVSRKIENREDRARLRETVQGVLPAGMGAIVRTVAEGKQKRHFASDVRYLTRLWKQIQESFERMPCPSLLHKEVGLTIGLLRDLFSEDVDRLIIDSKKEHKQILTYLQSTAPELRDRVHLYKEDTPIFDAYEIENEIEKTLSSKIWLKQGGYIVLEQAEALVAIDVNTGRYTGEKDQEETIVRTNLEAAKEIARQLRLRDIGGILVIDFIDMEKEANRDKVLETLREALKRDRSRTKTFRVSELGLVEMTRQRVRPSLLHYFSAPCPHCGGTGKRLSLATLAGKVERLLRRVSSYCDEKKVVVKLNPELAVTFLEGGGGRLEEIEKRYRLSVEVEDDSSLSREEVRIFGKRSGKELTDQVVF, encoded by the coding sequence ATGGCGCGCAACAAGTCGATCTTCACGGAGATCATCGTGAACGCGAGCCCGGGCGAGACGCGGGTCGCGATCCTCGAGAACCACTCGCTGGTCGAGTTTCTCGCGGAGCGAGCGGACGCCGCGCGCCAAGTCGGGGACATCTTCAAGGGGCGCGTCAACGCCGTTCTTCCCGGCATGCAGGCGGCGTTCATCGACATCGGGCTCGAGAAGACCGCGTTCCTTCACGTCTCGGACATGGTGATGCCCGATGCCGAGATTATGGAGGGGATCGACGAGGAGAGCGAGCGCGCGGGGCCGGCCGCGAGGAAGGTCCCGCGCGGCGTCTCGATCGAGGGCCTCCTCAAGAAGGGCCAGGAGATCATGGTGCAGGTGACGAAGGAACCGATCGGGACGAAGGGCCCGCGCGTCACCACGCAGCTTTCGATCGCCGGCCGCTTCCTCGTCCTCATGCCCGGCATCCCCCAGGTCGGGGTGTCGCGCAAGATCGAGAATCGCGAGGATCGCGCGCGTCTCCGCGAGACTGTGCAAGGGGTTCTCCCGGCCGGAATGGGGGCGATCGTGAGGACCGTGGCGGAGGGGAAGCAGAAGCGCCATTTCGCCTCGGACGTCCGCTATCTCACGCGGCTCTGGAAGCAGATTCAGGAGTCTTTCGAGCGGATGCCGTGCCCTTCGCTTCTCCACAAGGAGGTCGGGCTCACGATCGGACTCCTTCGGGATCTCTTCAGCGAGGACGTGGACCGGCTCATCATCGACTCGAAGAAGGAACACAAGCAGATCCTCACGTATCTGCAATCGACCGCGCCCGAACTCCGGGATCGCGTTCACCTCTATAAGGAAGACACTCCGATTTTCGATGCCTATGAGATCGAGAACGAAATCGAAAAGACGCTCTCGTCGAAGATCTGGCTGAAGCAGGGGGGATACATCGTTCTCGAGCAGGCGGAGGCTCTGGTCGCGATCGACGTGAACACCGGCCGTTACACGGGCGAGAAGGATCAGGAGGAGACGATCGTCCGCACGAACCTGGAGGCGGCGAAGGAGATCGCCCGGCAGCTGCGGCTCCGGGACATCGGCGGCATCCTCGTGATCGACTTCATCGACATGGAGAAGGAAGCGAACCGGGACAAGGTGCTCGAAACGCTCCGGGAGGCCCTGAAACGGGACCGCTCGCGGACGAAGACGTTCCGCGTGAGCGAGCTCGGGCTCGTCGAGATGACCCGGCAGCGCGTGCGGCCGAGCCTGCTCCACTACTTCAGCGCCCCCTGCCCTCACTGCGGGGGGACGGGGAAGCGCCTCTCCCTGGCGACGCTCGCCGGAAAGGTCGAGAGGCTCCTCAGGCGCGTCTCGAGCTACTGCGACGAGAAGAAGGTCGTGGTCAAGCTGAACCCGGAGCTCGCCGTGACCTTCTTGGAGGGGGGCGGGGGACGGCTCGAGGAGATCGAAAAGCGCTACCGCTTGAGCGTCGAGGTGGAGGACGATTCCAGCCTCTCGCGCGAGGAGGTCCGGATCTTCGGGAAGCGCTCGGGGAAGGAGCTGACCGACCAGGTCGTCTTCTGA
- the rpmA gene encoding 50S ribosomal protein L27 yields MAHKKGVGSSRNGRDSQAKRLGVKRFSGERVLGGEILVRQRGTCIYPGRNVGCGGDHTLFAKVGGIVEYVRKGRDRKIVNVLVPEPAE; encoded by the coding sequence ATGGCTCATAAGAAAGGCGTGGGAAGCTCCCGAAACGGGCGCGACAGCCAGGCGAAACGGCTCGGCGTGAAGCGCTTCAGCGGAGAGCGCGTCCTCGGGGGCGAGATTCTGGTTCGGCAGCGCGGGACGTGCATCTACCCGGGCCGCAACGTCGGTTGCGGGGGAGACCACACGCTGTTCGCGAAGGTCGGCGGCATCGTGGAATACGTCCGGAAGGGACGCGACCGGAAGATCGTGAACGTTCTCGTCCCGGAGCCGGCCGAGTAG
- a CDS encoding CTP synthase — translation MTRYVFVTGGVVSSLGKGIVAASLGMLLKARGLRVTLLKLDPYINVDPGTMNPFQHGEVFVTDDGAETDLDLGHYERFTGESLGRHNNATTGQIYDTVISRERRGEYLGVTVQVIPHITNEIKRRIVDLGRRTSADVVITEIGGTVGDIESLPFLEAIRQLRLECGREATLFMHVTLLPYLTTSQEMKTKPTQHSVKELREIGIQADVLVCRTNQPIAEDVRAKIALFCNVSEKNVIEARDASSIYEVPLALNRGGLDRLVVEQFGLSLPAPEIEEWRRMVERVHSPSTVVRIAVCGKYVHLVDAYKSVHEALVHAGIANDVRVKSVWVDSEKLGDDQERAVLEECDGILVPGGFGIRGMEGKVAAVRFARTRGVPYLGLCLGLQVAVIEFARHVCGLSGATSGEFDSNAEHRVIDLLPEQRMVENLGATMRLGASEVLLAPGSRARALYGRETIHERHRHRYEVNNEYRDLLQSKGLLVSGRSADRDLVEIVEIPGHPFFVASQFHPEFRSRPLAPAPLFAGFVRAARERAEAPAEAKGGER, via the coding sequence ATGACCCGCTACGTCTTCGTGACCGGCGGCGTGGTCTCCTCGCTTGGGAAGGGGATCGTCGCCGCCTCGCTCGGCATGCTGCTCAAGGCGCGGGGGCTCCGCGTCACCCTCCTCAAGCTCGATCCGTATATCAACGTCGATCCGGGCACGATGAACCCGTTTCAGCACGGGGAGGTTTTCGTGACCGACGACGGGGCGGAGACCGACCTCGATCTCGGGCACTACGAGCGCTTCACGGGGGAGAGCCTCGGCCGGCACAACAACGCCACGACCGGGCAGATCTACGACACCGTGATCTCCCGCGAGAGAAGAGGGGAGTACCTCGGCGTCACCGTGCAGGTCATTCCCCACATCACGAACGAGATCAAGCGCCGCATCGTCGATCTCGGGAGGCGCACATCGGCGGACGTGGTCATCACCGAGATCGGCGGGACCGTCGGCGACATCGAGAGCCTTCCGTTCCTCGAGGCGATCCGCCAGCTCCGCCTCGAATGCGGGCGCGAGGCGACCCTCTTCATGCATGTCACGCTCCTCCCCTATCTCACGACGTCGCAAGAAATGAAGACGAAGCCGACCCAGCACAGCGTCAAGGAGCTCCGCGAGATCGGCATTCAGGCGGACGTCCTCGTTTGCCGCACGAACCAACCGATCGCGGAGGACGTGCGCGCGAAGATCGCGCTCTTCTGCAACGTCTCCGAGAAGAACGTGATCGAGGCGAGGGACGCCTCCTCGATCTACGAGGTCCCTCTCGCGCTCAATCGGGGGGGCCTTGACCGGCTCGTCGTCGAGCAGTTCGGGCTCTCGCTCCCCGCGCCGGAGATCGAGGAATGGCGGCGGATGGTGGAACGGGTCCATTCCCCCTCGACCGTCGTGCGGATCGCGGTGTGCGGAAAGTACGTGCATCTCGTCGATGCGTACAAGTCGGTCCACGAGGCGCTCGTCCACGCGGGGATCGCGAACGACGTCCGCGTGAAGAGCGTGTGGGTCGACTCGGAGAAGCTCGGGGATGATCAGGAGCGTGCGGTGCTCGAGGAGTGCGACGGGATTCTCGTCCCGGGCGGGTTCGGGATTCGCGGGATGGAGGGGAAGGTTGCGGCGGTCCGCTTCGCGCGCACGAGAGGCGTCCCGTACCTCGGGCTCTGTCTCGGTCTCCAGGTCGCCGTGATCGAGTTCGCCCGGCACGTGTGCGGGCTCTCCGGCGCGACGAGCGGCGAGTTCGACTCGAACGCCGAACATCGGGTCATCGATCTTCTTCCGGAGCAGCGGATGGTTGAGAACTTGGGGGCGACGATGAGGCTCGGCGCCAGCGAGGTTCTTCTCGCGCCGGGAAGCCGGGCGCGGGCGCTCTATGGGCGCGAGACGATTCACGAGCGCCACAGGCACCGCTACGAGGTGAACAACGAATACCGGGATCTGCTTCAGTCGAAGGGGCTCCTCGTGAGCGGGAGGAGCGCCGATCGGGACCTCGTGGAGATCGTCGAGATCCCCGGCCATCCGTTCTTCGTCGCCTCTCAGTTCCACCCGGAGTTCCGCTCGAGGCCGCTCGCGCCCGCTCCCCTCTTCGCCGGGTTCGTCCGCGCCGCGAGAGAACGGGCCGAGGCGCCGGCCGAGGCGAAGGGAGGAGAGAGATGA
- the rplU gene encoding 50S ribosomal protein L21 has product MFAIVESGGCQFRVEPGSVIEVPLLQAEPGEKVRLGRVLLLEVEDGSRTVGNPVVENASAEAEVLGHGRGEKVLAQKFKRRKGYRKLLGQRARHTKLRVLSIER; this is encoded by the coding sequence TTGTTCGCAATCGTCGAAAGCGGGGGATGTCAGTTTCGTGTGGAGCCGGGGAGCGTGATCGAGGTTCCCCTTCTTCAGGCCGAGCCGGGGGAGAAGGTGCGGCTCGGACGAGTCCTTCTCCTGGAGGTCGAGGACGGGTCGCGCACCGTGGGGAACCCGGTCGTCGAGAACGCCTCGGCGGAGGCCGAGGTCCTCGGCCACGGCCGCGGGGAGAAGGTCCTCGCGCAGAAGTTCAAACGCCGCAAGGGGTATCGTAAGCTCCTCGGGCAGCGGGCCCGGCACACGAAGCTCCGGGTCCTTTCGATCGAGAGGTAG
- the kdsB gene encoding 3-deoxy-manno-octulosonate cytidylyltransferase: protein MGGTGERIAAIVPARIGSTRLPRKPLQRIGGREIVLLVCDAAAGARLVGEVVVATDDEEIAACARGGGYRAVMTSPEHATGTDRVAEAARSIEADVVVNVQGDEPFLPPTALDLVLEPMVGNPRVAMRTLVVPLEGEADLADPNTVKVIASRSGRALYFSRAPIPHAWKPGPIERWKHVGVYAFRRDVLFRFVDLPRTDLEKKEGLEQLRALDHDIPIEVAFWPRAFHGVETPEDLERARALVAASPGTGPNRDGRGEKTA from the coding sequence ATGGGGGGAACTGGGGAGCGAATCGCGGCGATCGTTCCCGCCCGCATCGGGTCGACCCGGCTTCCGCGGAAGCCCCTCCAGCGGATCGGAGGACGCGAGATCGTCCTTCTCGTGTGCGATGCGGCCGCGGGAGCGCGCCTGGTCGGCGAGGTCGTCGTGGCGACCGACGATGAGGAGATCGCCGCCTGCGCCCGGGGCGGCGGATACCGGGCGGTGATGACCTCGCCGGAGCACGCGACAGGGACCGATCGGGTGGCGGAGGCCGCGCGCTCGATCGAAGCCGACGTGGTGGTGAACGTGCAGGGAGACGAGCCGTTTCTTCCGCCGACCGCGCTCGATCTCGTTCTCGAGCCGATGGTCGGGAACCCGCGCGTCGCGATGCGGACGCTCGTCGTTCCTCTTGAGGGGGAGGCGGATCTCGCGGATCCGAACACGGTGAAGGTGATCGCGAGCCGATCGGGAAGAGCGCTCTACTTCTCGCGCGCGCCGATCCCGCACGCGTGGAAGCCCGGGCCGATCGAACGCTGGAAGCACGTCGGGGTCTACGCGTTCCGGCGCGACGTCCTCTTCCGATTCGTGGATCTCCCGCGCACCGACCTGGAGAAGAAGGAGGGGCTCGAACAGCTTCGAGCCCTCGACCACGACATCCCGATCGAGGTCGCTTTCTGGCCGCGAGCGTTCCACGGGGTGGAAACCCCGGAGGACTTGGAGCGTGCCCGCGCGCTCGTCGCGGCCTCGCCGGGGACCGGACCGAACCGCGACGGAAGAGGAGAGAAGACCGCATGA